The genome window CCGCACATCATAACTCTGAAGTTGtcaagtaccgatggatggacgagcgataacctgctgccacctccAGCTATACAATCACCTAAATCCATtctactggtgtgtttttgataacaaggtaagagtcacttgtaacttgatgtgtcattttctgtttgaattgctttatatatatatttataaagtccgaaattacttagcgtcacagtcagcatcacagacatcgttgaccacatgtaccgccgcatgctagctagctaagttttcttcatttttgtcatAGTGATCATACTGTCATAGTCATctcaaaaagatgataacttgcaacatttgtgctacgacttgcagcaatgtatttgcgtatgttagacacatgcttgtatgcctaatgcatcgtttaagtgtgctttccctgaatgcacaatagttttttccaacttctcagccttcaaaactcacagccgtcgccataaatatggcaagagtaggactgatatgtatagtgcAAAAGGTTTAACTTGTAaaattgtctcatgtagcgcgaagtgcgatgatatacggcagtggtccccaaccaccgggccgcggaccaattggtaccaggccgcgcaagaaaaaaaaattgtttttatttgtattaaatcaacataaaacacacaatatatacattattatatcaatatagatcaatacagtctgcagagatacagtccttaagcacacatgaataaagaaatacaatcatgatgattgtatttctttatcaaaaaaaaaaaaaaaataccaccccCCCAGTTCTGGGACCCTGTTTCTACCATCTGTTGAGGTAAGAGAAGGGAACTGAACTTATTGTGGAAGACTACAATAAAAAGATGAGACAGTCAATTgctcaataacaataacaataacagtgaataacagtgaaatactttttcataacatggtcactactgcctagtttctcttgttatattcttattttactgttatatttttattctcatcgttgctttttatttttattctattgtaatattgttctattttgtctccatttatacccccattatttaatttttactttttacaattttgtacactgctgctggaatttaaattttcctgagggaactctcctgaaggaatcaataaagtactatctaatccATCTAATCTTAACTTTGATCCTCAAAATACCCTCATTAGTCATCACGTGACTGTGAAAGGGACAACATATAAGAGCAACATGTTTGTTGTTATAGGTCGTAATGATGATGGCCTTGTTGTAGGAAAAATTAAAAAGGTTGTCATTCATAAAAATGTAACAGTGTATTTTATCACTGAGGTATATCAGGCTGTTCGTCAACCTTACATTAATGCCTATTACAATACACGTATGCATAACTTCTCTGTTAGTCAAGCAGAGCTGTTCGATTACTACCCACTGCCTGAATATTTTATTCGGGGCGTGTCCTCACTAATTCTTCACCATTCAGTCCCTATATTGTAGATTCATGTCATCCATCTGTGAGGAAATACAAGTCATCATCCTCAGAACTTTACCCAACCTGTCTGAGGATATTGTACAACTGGTCGTCTCAACACTGAAAAGCTCAGGTGTGGAATCAAAAGCAGACCTCAAGTATGTAGAGCAGGATGAGATCAAAGACCTCTTGCCTGTTATCCAATAAAGGAAACTTCTGGAGGCATTCAAAATGGGTAACTATCAATCTTGTGTTCGTAGTTCTCCCATCTAGTTAAAGCTACAGTAATTGTTGAGAAAGAATAACACTCATTTGACATAGAATGAATACATTCGAGTAGAGATTTGCACCTGTCAGATATTCTACAGTTCTCCCAAAAGCCTTAATGCAGTTGTATTCCAAACAATTGTTTGAATTGACATGCATGCATATTGGAGACATTTTGAATCTAGTGATGtatacattttgctttatttCTATGCGTTTTAGAAACTACAACAGTCGTGCTTGATCTCCACCCCTTGCCAGATGACTTGGTACATCAAAAGTCTGCAGGCGGAAGTCTGTCTTTGTTCTCCAGTCCATTGCCTTGCTCCTCTTCATCTTCACTGGCTGGCTTTTCGCCCTTGTCAAGCTCTTCACCAGCTTCAGCacctcctgagatcggtaggttgtgagttcaaaccccggccgaatcataccaaagactataaaaatgggagccattacctccctgcttggcactcagcatcaagggttggaattgggggttaaatcaccaaaaatgattaccgggcacggccaccgctgctgcccactgctccccagtgctcctctcacctcccagggggtgatcaagggtgatgggtcaaatgcagagaataatttcgccacacctagtgtgtgtgtgacaatcattggtactttaactttaacttaactttgttCTCAGAGTGGAGTAAGCCAGCCCGCCACATAATATCCAGTAAATGGCATGAAACCTTTCAAGTCCCATGGGATAAAATGCCTGCTGAAGTGCAATCAGCTATCGCCAACAGCAGGAGACCTGCTCCTGACAAGCGACGCCAAATGATTAAAATCCTTGTGGATGAAATGAGAAGGTAAGAGGCTAATCCAACGCGCAGTGAGTGTCTCGTAATCTGCCAAAAAATTGTACCCATGTAGTTTTGCTGATATGACACCAGAAGGTGCCATCATTAGTGGAGGTTTTACTTCATTCCTCACTCAAATGAAAACATGCATTGAGAACATCAATCGTGAAGGAACAACCAAACCATTTAGAACAAAAAGACGGTTTGGACAAATGCAGAAATATTGTGttcttacattttaattaaatgatGCTCCCAACTGCCATGTTATATTTTGTCACAAGTCATCATGGTGACCTATTTTTTCTACAGATGTCTGCCACTGCAGCCGATGTGGAGCGGACTCTGACCCTCCCGACCAGTCCACGACTGATACTGCTGGGTAAGTGTCTCATGGAGCGCAGAACTTAAGTCTGTTTGTCTTAAAGCTAAGAACCATAATGCTCAGTCTACCCTTCCTGTGGATGAAGATGGGGAGTTGACTCTTCGTATCATCCAGCTGTTGATGGCCTATTTTGATGAAAGAAGAGATGCACTGATACTCCTTGCAGATGTAAGTTTAGCACTATTAAGCTACAAAAGCATACAAACATCTaaattaatattataaatattctaaaattcaatgtttttttgttattgtttttcaatCTCTTACCCACCAAATTATGCAGAAATATTGTATtcctacattttaattaaattatgcTCCCAACTGCCATGTTATATTTTGTCACAAGTCATCATGGTGACCTATTTTTCTACAGATGTCTGCCACTGCAGCCGATGTGGAGCGGACACTGACCCTCCCGACCAGTCCACGACTGATACTGCTGGGTAAGTGTCTCATGGAGTGCAGAACATAAGTCTGTTTGTCCTAAACGTATGTATACTATGCTCTCCTGTAGATGTATTTGTatcattgttgtttttgtcattccGAACATTGGAAAGTAATGATTTGCAGCAGTacaccttaggagactagatgtaaacaaagtaaagagaGAGCAATATATTCTTGggtgtgaggtggccattccaaataccttttaaaatgttacccatattggatactgtttaggaacataaactgcatttcttgactgtaccagttgctggtgacaaagtcacaataaaacgttggatgatcagcatggaaggtgatgtcatctgcgaaggcgtccaacctagcttcatctcagggcttgctgcccttcttgccacctactatgtgttcaacttggaataccaagtgGAAGgggctcggacattggaatttgttcaaaggtaaatcctcttcatactgttaggatattttgccccttttctcacctctgttcaggaatttgacttgtcatttccccaattttgtgccttaaatcaatgactcttctgttcctttttgGACCTTctcattagggaccgaagcaccagtttgactctaagatacagagaaggtaggtaatgtgcaggtaaagatatgttgactgggtcaaagaaggaagcacctgtttgaccccaggatgcagaaaaagtaggtaatttgcaggtaaagatatgttgactgggtgatggcaggaagcaccagcgtgacccgaggatgcagagcaagtaggtaatgtgcgggtgaagatatgttgaatgggtaaaggcaggaagcaccagcgtgaccccactatgcagagaaggtaggtaatgtgcgggtgaaggtatgttgaatgggtgaaagaaggaagcgccggtgtggtcgaggcaatgcagacaaggtaggtaatgtgcaggtgaagatatgttgtatggtgaaagaaagaagcaccagtgtgatcccaggatgcagggaaggtaggtaatgtgcaggtaaagatatgttgaatgggtaaaggcaggaaacaccagctagactccaggatacagagaaggtaggtaatgtgcaggtaaagatatgttgaatgggtaaaggcagaaagcaccagcgtgaccacactatgcagagaaggtaggtaatgtgcaggtaaagatatgttgaatgggtaaaggcaggaaacaccagtatgaccccaagatgcagagaagataggtaatgagcaggtaacgatatgttaaatgggtgaaagcaggaaacagcgtaaatacacggtccagtagatggagagaaaacacataaatagagagagggtttggggaggctttagcattgtcttcctctctgaatttgtcttaatgggttttagagcattcactcatctacagctgtggttatgatttaggctcacatatatcctaaaattgatatgaatatttgtgcagtgcatatttcTAAATTAACAATGTGGGgggagttctgtatcgactgcaagtaattttcaatcacaacagaatatctaatatgctttctctctttttttaggcgattcattggcgttaaccctgagaggggaacaaaggctagccagggaaaggtggtgtccaagaagaccgggaagcttgtccagaaaaaggcagcaactgtaaatcctcacgtagccatccTTATAAaaaatctcacagactttgagtggggctttatgtagccgacaactaaacacttgaCTCGTGTTCAGTtatttgtctccagtttgaaattaagttgacatgttctaaatgttaaaatgctttactgaaaataagaagaatgcactaaatgtacattgaatgtatttgatgcgttTTAAAAtgattggttaataaaagcataaactcgcaaggccatttctccagtcatttttatgccagcagattgcaggggttttgattttgaaaaattaaaagttcaactcattaacttctagtggcattatactgtaaagctcagtctataatgcttacaattattttactgtaattaactgttcatggatattacagtagatacactaaaataacagtgtaatgccgctaaacagatgacagtattatgctgtgaagcgtatatttgatacagcacagtactgtggtaccttttacagtaataaactagtgataaatcacagtatgtgtgctgtagaaaaacagtattatactggaaccattagctgccagtaggttactgtaattaaacggtgaacatttttacagtgtacatttcctgcaaatgggtgcatttctaccctatattttaactttagatttattttcatatcaaactcttttggctgtctttttgacacttacatccggcgcccccctccacaccccggattataaataatataaataattcaatgtgattatcttgtgtgatgactgtgttatgatgatagtatatatctgatagtatatatctgtatcatgaatcaatttaagtggaccccgacttaaacaagttgaaaaacttattctggtgttacgtggtcaattgtacggaatatgtacttcactgtgcaacctactaataaaagtctcaatcaatcaatcaaaacacatagaatcatcatactgctgtgattatatgcatcaagtgttcattcaaggctaaggcaaaatatcgagatatatatcgtgtatcgcaatatggccttaaaatatcgcaatattaaaaaaaggccatatcgcccagccctagttcaatgatgccatttctgttcgtcatgtataattttgtctattttgtgtttatccttgaataaacaggtcagtttcttgttaccaaccattgtgtattattcagaCTCCCCTAATTCAACTggttagttgttatcaagagtactaaaacccttttcaacatgattctgacaactaagtaggttaAATAAccttaaactttaatacatgctcggataggccagtatcggtcagtatcggtatcggtcagtatcggtatcggatcggaagtgcaaaaacaatatcggtatcgcatcggaagtgcaaaaacctggattggGTCATCCCTACTGGTTTCTTTAAAAATCAatgtattagaccaggggtccccgaaCTGCAGCCTGTTGACCGgaactgttttttaaaaattgttaattattttttttaaaaatctgtcctttctaatccattttctaccgcttgttactctcggtgtctcctagctgttcaggcaaatcatattgtttaaaaatgcatttcccatcgataacgtgacgtcatcacgctcggaatatatatatatatatatatatatatatatatatatatatatatatatatatatatatatatatatatatagtctcggtttctgtggtttatccgttatacagtgctcaataccggggtag of Entelurus aequoreus isolate RoL-2023_Sb linkage group LG09, RoL_Eaeq_v1.1, whole genome shotgun sequence contains these proteins:
- the LOC133656840 gene encoding uncharacterized protein LOC133656840 isoform X1 — its product is MRSKTSCLLSNKGNFWRHSKWKLQQSCLISTPCQMTWYIKSLQAEVCLCSPVHCLAPLHLHWLAFRPCQALHQLQHLLRSMSATAADVERTLTLPTSPRLILLDGELTLRIIQLLMAYFDERRDALILLADMSATAADVERTLTLPTSPRLILLVAGDKVTIKRWMISMEGDVICEGVQPSFISGLAALLATYYVFNLEYQVEGARTLEFVQRDRSTSLTLRYREGR
- the LOC133656840 gene encoding uncharacterized protein LOC133656840 isoform X2, coding for MSATAADVERTLTLPTSPRLILLDGELTLRIIQLLMAYFDERRDALILLADMSATAADVERTLTLPTSPRLILLVAGDKVTIKRWMISMEGDVICEGVQPSFISGLAALLATYYVFNLEYQVEGARTLEFVQRDRSTSLTLRYREGR